Sequence from the Thermocaproicibacter melissae genome:
ATTTCTGAAAAATGGGCATGCTGTTAGATGTCCCGATTATTCCTTTGCTTGTAATTTTATCCGCCTCGTATTATAATCAATAGCATAGCGGGACAGATCTCGCGCTTTTCTTGTTCGGTCTGTCGCAAGCCAATGTAGGGGAGAATGTTTATGTTATTTTCGATTATCCAGAGCCTTGTTCAGGGGGAATCCGTTGGCATTGCCGACGTCATTGCCTCCATTTTAGCAATGCTCTTTATTATTTTCTGTATTCTGCCCGTTCACGAGTGGGCACACGCTTGGGCTGCTTACAAGCTGGGTGACAGCACTGCAAAAGCGCAGGGGCGCCTCAGCCTGAATCCTTTGGTAAGCTTCAGCCCTGTGGGTGCGTTGTTTCTGCTACTGTTCGGTTTCGGCTGGGCTAAGCCGGTGCCAATTGACAGCCGCTATTTCCGAAATCCGAAACGCGATACGGCTCTGGTAGCGCTCGCCGGACCTCTTTCCAATCTGATTGTCGCATGGCTGGGAGCAATTATTTTGAATGGCATCTATGTTGCGTCAAACCACAGCCTTCCGGCATTTGTTATGGCATTCTTTTCTGCTTATATCAACATCAACGTCGCACTTGCAGTGTTCAATTTGATTCCGCTTCCACCGCTCGACGGGTCAAAAATCCTCGGTGCTTTTCTTTCAAACCGTACTCTTTATAATTTTTACCGTTACCAGAACATTATCATTTTGATTGCGTTTATCGTGCTTTTCACCGGCGTTCTGGATCGGCCGCTCACTTGGCTGAATCAGATTTGCGCTATGGGTGTTTACTGGCTTGGAAGTCTTCCGTATGAATTATTTGGTATGCTGTAAATAAAAAGGTACAGAATGGAAAAACTTTGTTATAAGCTGGAAAGTTTTGAAGGACCTCTTGATCTGCTCCTCCTTCTAATCAAGAAGAATAAAATGAATATTTTCGACATCCGCATCACCGAGCTGGTTGACCAGTATATGGAGCAGATTGATGCAATGCAGGAGCGGAACATGGAAGTCTCGAGTGAATTTCTCGAGATGGCGGCGCACCTTGTCTACATGAAAACGGTGTTCCTCCTTCCGAAGAAGGAGGAAGCGGAGCAGCTCAGCCGCGAATTAAGCGGCCGTCTGCTGGAATATGAAGAATGTCGGAGAATTGCAAAGCTTCTTGGTGAAAAACTTTCGTTTGATACTTATACCAGAGAGCAGGAAAAAATCGAGTTCGATACGAGGTATAAAGGCACCATCGCTTTGCAAGACCTTTTCAATGCTTACCGCAGCGCGGTGGGTAGGGGGAAACGCCTGTTGCCGCCGAAGCCGGAGGCCTTCTCCGGAATTGTTTCCCACAAAATCGTCAGCGTTGCGTCGCGGATTATCCGTGTTCTTCGTGACCTCCGCAAAACGGGAAGGGCAAAATACACGGACCTTTACAAAAACTGCCATGGGAGGTCAGAACTCGTCGCAACCTTCCTCGCTGTGCTGGAGCTTGTGAAGGGAAAACGCATCCGCATTGAAGGAGAAGACAACAGCATCGTTACGCTTGTTAATCGGCCTGCCATGAAGAAACCTTTTAGGGAGTGATCCGCAGTGAAAACGGAAATCAGCAAGATGCAAGGCGCAGCGGAAGCAATTCTGTTTGCGAGCGGGGAGCCCGTCTCGCTGGAGCGCCTTGCGGAAGTGCTGGAGCTAAATAAGTCAACGGCCGAAAAGCTGATGAACAATCTTGCGGATAGGTTCAATTCCGAGAATACAGGCGTGCAGATGGTAAGGCTGGAAGACGGGTGGCAGATGTGTACGCGGCCGGAGTATGCCGAATATGTTCGCAAAGCACTCGATATGCGCCGGAATATGCCGCTTTCGCAGGCAGCGCTGGAAGTGCTGGCTGTTGTCGCTTACAACCAGCCGGTAACAAAAGCGTTTATCGAGCAAGTTCGCGGCGTGGATTGTTCCGCAGTTCTGGGAAGCCTTATTTCCAAAGGACTTCTGGAGGAGCGCGGCAGGCTTGACCTTCCGGGAAGGCCGCTCATTTATGGGACAACCCCCGATTTCCTGCGGTGCCTCGGCATTTCTTCCCTTGATGAACT
This genomic interval carries:
- a CDS encoding segregation and condensation protein A, encoding MEKLCYKLESFEGPLDLLLLLIKKNKMNIFDIRITELVDQYMEQIDAMQERNMEVSSEFLEMAAHLVYMKTVFLLPKKEEAEQLSRELSGRLLEYEECRRIAKLLGEKLSFDTYTREQEKIEFDTRYKGTIALQDLFNAYRSAVGRGKRLLPPKPEAFSGIVSHKIVSVASRIIRVLRDLRKTGRAKYTDLYKNCHGRSELVATFLAVLELVKGKRIRIEGEDNSIVTLVNRPAMKKPFRE
- the scpB gene encoding SMC-Scp complex subunit ScpB, coding for MKTEISKMQGAAEAILFASGEPVSLERLAEVLELNKSTAEKLMNNLADRFNSENTGVQMVRLEDGWQMCTRPEYAEYVRKALDMRRNMPLSQAALEVLAVVAYNQPVTKAFIEQVRGVDCSAVLGSLISKGLLEERGRLDLPGRPLIYGTTPDFLRCLGISSLDELPPVEHRGETLEEESEVVTEDAG
- a CDS encoding site-2 protease family protein, which translates into the protein MLFSIIQSLVQGESVGIADVIASILAMLFIIFCILPVHEWAHAWAAYKLGDSTAKAQGRLSLNPLVSFSPVGALFLLLFGFGWAKPVPIDSRYFRNPKRDTALVALAGPLSNLIVAWLGAIILNGIYVASNHSLPAFVMAFFSAYININVALAVFNLIPLPPLDGSKILGAFLSNRTLYNFYRYQNIIILIAFIVLFTGVLDRPLTWLNQICAMGVYWLGSLPYELFGML